One Nodularia sp. LEGE 06071 DNA segment encodes these proteins:
- a CDS encoding type II toxin-antitoxin system HicB family antitoxin gives MKYTIIIQWSNEDECFVVSLPEWGEFCHTHEDTYEEACKNAQEVLEMLIETALENGEPLPEPKTLEQSSQVA, from the coding sequence ATGAAATATACAATTATTATTCAATGGTCTAATGAAGACGAGTGTTTTGTAGTCAGTCTTCCTGAATGGGGAGAGTTTTGTCATACTCACGAAGATACCTATGAAGAAGCTTGCAAAAATGCTCAAGAAGTTTTAGAAATGCTAATTGAGACAGCGTTGGAAAATGGTGAACCTCTACCAGAACCAAAAACCTTAGAACAGTCATCACAAGTAGCATGA
- a CDS encoding bifunctional class I SAM-dependent methyltransferase/HIT family protein has translation MKQQKNTFSHLTAIERTYLSFPAQFLLNQNLLQGKILDFGCGFGNDVKILSQKGFDITGYDPHYFAQYPQGKFDTIICFYVLNVLFPEEQANILMEVSHLLKPGGKAYYAVRRDIKREGFREHYVHKKPTYQCLAKLPFHSLYADEMREVYEYIHYNQQRNSTNHCIFCNPHKHLRLLTESATAYAMLDGYPISKGHTLVIPKRHVSNYFDLPFKEQSACWFMVNKVQKILNTEFAPDGFNVGMNINREGGQNIMHTSIHVIPRYKGDAVGKSGIRKVIPKGK, from the coding sequence ATGAAACAGCAAAAAAATACATTCAGCCATCTCACCGCCATAGAAAGAACTTACTTATCATTTCCGGCACAGTTTTTACTAAATCAAAACCTGCTTCAAGGTAAAATCCTAGATTTTGGTTGTGGCTTTGGTAATGATGTGAAAATCCTCAGCCAAAAAGGTTTTGATATTACAGGCTATGACCCTCATTATTTTGCCCAATATCCTCAAGGTAAATTCGATACTATAATTTGCTTTTATGTTTTAAATGTTTTATTCCCTGAAGAACAAGCTAATATCCTCATGGAAGTATCGCACTTATTAAAACCAGGAGGAAAAGCTTATTATGCTGTAAGAAGGGATATCAAAAGAGAAGGGTTTAGAGAACATTATGTCCACAAAAAACCTACATATCAATGTCTAGCTAAACTTCCCTTTCATTCATTATACGCAGATGAGATGCGGGAAGTATATGAGTACATTCATTATAATCAACAGCGAAATTCAACTAATCATTGTATATTTTGCAATCCTCATAAACATCTCAGGTTATTAACAGAATCAGCTACAGCCTATGCTATGTTGGATGGCTACCCGATAAGTAAAGGACATACTTTAGTTATTCCTAAACGTCATGTCAGCAATTATTTTGATTTACCATTTAAAGAACAATCTGCTTGCTGGTTTATGGTGAATAAAGTCCAAAAAATTCTCAACACAGAATTTGCACCTGATGGGTTTAATGTAGGTATGAACATTAATCGAGAAGGCGGGCAGAATATTATGCACACCAGTATTCATGTCATCCCTCGTTACAAAGGCGATGCTGTTGGTAAAAGTGGTATTAGGAAAGTTATTCCTAAAGGTAAATAG